A stretch of the Mycobacterium sp. ITM-2016-00317 genome encodes the following:
- a CDS encoding aromatic alcohol reductase has product MKIRDTESFLIVGAGELGTAVVDALSAHIRKRRSGDTIAVLLRPAASPSAGRAQLLRDLDTSGVTVEYGDVATASVPELADLFGRYDTVISCLGFAAGAGIQVKLAEAALSAQVRRYLPWQFGVDYDLIGRGSPQTLFDEQLDVRDMLRSQEHTDWRIVSTGMFTSFLFDPSFGVVDLPSRTVHALGDWDTEVTVTTPEDIGTLTAAVLHAPPGATDKVVHVAGDTLSYGRLADVVEDVLGTEVRRVRWSTEHLDAELAADPQDSMKKYRAVFARGVGVAWPKSATFNARNGIDTTTAHEWARKNLAPALES; this is encoded by the coding sequence GTGAAAATCCGTGACACCGAATCGTTCCTGATCGTCGGTGCCGGCGAACTCGGGACGGCAGTCGTCGACGCGCTGTCTGCACATATCCGCAAACGCCGAAGCGGTGACACGATCGCAGTCCTGCTCCGCCCGGCAGCCTCCCCGTCGGCGGGCAGAGCGCAACTGCTCCGCGACCTCGACACCTCTGGAGTCACCGTGGAATACGGCGACGTCGCCACCGCGTCGGTACCGGAACTCGCCGACCTTTTCGGCCGATACGACACCGTGATCAGCTGCCTGGGCTTCGCCGCCGGGGCGGGCATCCAGGTCAAGCTCGCCGAGGCGGCCCTGTCGGCGCAGGTACGGCGGTATCTTCCTTGGCAATTCGGAGTGGACTACGATCTGATCGGCAGAGGGAGCCCGCAGACCCTGTTCGACGAGCAGCTCGATGTGCGCGACATGCTGCGAAGCCAGGAGCACACCGACTGGCGCATCGTCTCGACCGGCATGTTCACCAGCTTCCTGTTCGATCCCTCATTCGGAGTGGTCGACCTACCCTCGCGCACCGTGCACGCGCTGGGCGATTGGGACACCGAGGTCACCGTCACCACCCCCGAGGACATCGGCACGCTCACGGCCGCGGTCCTGCACGCTCCACCGGGCGCCACCGACAAGGTCGTCCACGTCGCTGGGGACACCCTCAGCTACGGCCGGCTCGCGGACGTCGTCGAGGACGTGCTCGGTACCGAGGTGCGCCGGGTGCGCTGGTCGACCGAGCATCTCGATGCCGAACTCGCGGCGGATCCGCAGGACTCCATGAAGAAGTACCGCGCCGTCTTCGCCCGCGGCGTCGGCGTGGCCTGGCCGAAGTCGGCGACGTTCAATGCCCGCAATGGCATCGACACGACGACTGCACACGAGTGGGCCAGGAAGAACCTCGCACCGGCGCTCGAGTCCTGA
- a CDS encoding MOSC and FAD-binding oxidoreductase domain-containing protein, which yields MPADVDWNGRVVHTGIWKTPVAGPRTVRRLNIDGDGQGDLAGHGGENRAVLVYQMESYRHWARELGRDDLSPGVFGENLTVDGLPDSEVCIGDRYRIGDVVLEVTQPRVTCYRVGIRIREPRMAALLVAHRRPGFYCRVLAEGEIEAGHPIEQISQGPEAVTVADIDGLLYLPGHPRDSLERALRIPALSPGWQGSVESLLAQSDSAVSGNSGLTGAATGPPAWPGFRALRVVAARAESRDVRSVTLGDPDGAPLPPRRAGQSIAVRVPVGDATAVRSYSLCNSPTAHLYRIAVKRETSGTASNYLHDQLPVGAEIDIAAPRGDFVLDDAARPLVLLSAGVGVTPVLSMLHALSADRPDRPLWWIHTARNGAEHPFADEARAVLRRLPRSRSAVFYSRPGRSDRPGADYDRRGRITAEALAELQIPRDASVFVCGPDLFMADIARVLVDHGMRRDAIHVEAFGGRAAVTPGIAAASALPPHQPAGPVGDGPVVQFARSGISAPWGSGYASLLEFAEACDIPTRWSCRTGVCHTCETGLLAGRIRYGPEPLEEPADGNCLPCVAAPATPVVLDL from the coding sequence ATGCCCGCGGACGTCGACTGGAACGGCCGCGTGGTGCACACGGGTATCTGGAAAACGCCGGTGGCGGGGCCGCGTACGGTCCGGCGGCTGAACATCGACGGCGACGGTCAGGGCGACCTGGCCGGACACGGCGGGGAGAACCGCGCCGTGCTGGTCTACCAGATGGAGTCCTACCGCCACTGGGCCCGCGAACTCGGCCGCGACGACCTCTCGCCGGGCGTGTTCGGGGAGAACCTCACCGTCGACGGCCTGCCCGACAGCGAGGTGTGCATCGGCGACCGCTACCGCATCGGCGACGTGGTGCTGGAAGTGACCCAGCCCCGGGTGACCTGCTACCGCGTCGGGATCCGAATCCGCGAGCCCCGGATGGCGGCGCTGCTCGTCGCCCACCGTCGGCCGGGTTTCTACTGCCGCGTGCTCGCCGAGGGCGAGATCGAAGCGGGGCACCCGATCGAACAGATCAGCCAGGGGCCAGAGGCCGTGACGGTCGCCGACATCGACGGGCTGCTCTATCTGCCGGGGCACCCCCGCGACAGCCTCGAACGCGCGCTGCGCATCCCGGCGCTCAGCCCGGGATGGCAGGGATCGGTGGAAAGCCTGCTGGCGCAGAGTGATTCCGCCGTATCGGGGAACAGCGGGTTGACCGGCGCCGCCACCGGGCCACCGGCCTGGCCGGGGTTCCGCGCACTGCGCGTCGTCGCGGCCAGGGCCGAGAGCCGTGACGTCCGTTCGGTGACCCTCGGCGATCCCGACGGCGCACCCCTACCGCCGCGGCGGGCCGGGCAGTCGATTGCGGTGCGCGTCCCTGTCGGGGACGCGACGGCGGTACGCAGCTACTCGTTGTGCAACAGTCCGACCGCACACCTGTACCGGATAGCGGTCAAACGGGAAACCAGCGGTACTGCAAGCAATTACCTCCACGACCAGTTGCCGGTCGGCGCCGAGATCGATATTGCCGCACCGCGCGGTGACTTCGTTCTCGACGACGCGGCACGGCCCCTGGTGTTGCTGTCGGCCGGGGTGGGCGTCACCCCGGTGCTGTCGATGCTGCATGCACTCAGCGCGGACCGGCCCGATCGGCCGCTGTGGTGGATCCATACCGCCCGCAATGGTGCGGAACACCCGTTCGCCGACGAGGCACGCGCGGTGCTGCGTCGCCTCCCGCGCAGTCGCAGCGCTGTCTTCTACAGCCGGCCGGGACGATCCGACCGGCCCGGCGCCGACTACGACCGCAGGGGCCGCATCACCGCAGAAGCCCTCGCCGAGCTGCAGATACCCAGGGACGCATCGGTGTTCGTATGCGGACCGGATCTGTTCATGGCCGACATCGCCCGCGTGCTGGTCGACCACGGAATGCGCCGGGACGCCATCCACGTCGAGGCCTTCGGCGGCCGCGCCGCCGTCACCCCGGGCATCGCCGCCGCGTCCGCCCTGCCACCGCATCAACCCGCAGGACCGGTGGGCGACGGGCCGGTCGTCCAGTTCGCGCGCAGTGGCATCTCCGCGCCCTGGGGTTCCGGATATGCCAGCCTGCTGGAGTTCGCCGAAGCGTGCGACATCCCCACCCGATGGTCGTGCCGCACCGGGGTCTGCCACACCTGTGAAACGGGGCTGTTGGCCGGACGGATCCGCTACGGCCCCGAACCTCTGGAAGAGCCCGCCGACGGCAACTGCCTGCCCTGTGTCGCGGCGCCGGCGACACCCGTCGTCCTGGATCTCTGA
- a CDS encoding nuclear transport factor 2 family protein — protein MTEARPPIPPYDLDTARQKVQAAEDAWNSCDPHRVSLAYTVDSVWRNRDQFVTGRDAIVEFLTAKWERELDYALRKSLWSYSGNRIAVRFQYECHDGSGQWWRSYGNELWEFDDHGLMRRREASINDVRIEPAERRIFGPRGDDERGPDAELPLC, from the coding sequence ATGACCGAGGCCCGCCCGCCCATTCCGCCCTACGATCTCGACACCGCCCGGCAGAAGGTCCAGGCGGCCGAGGACGCCTGGAACAGCTGCGACCCGCACCGGGTCAGCCTCGCCTATACCGTCGACAGCGTGTGGCGGAACCGCGACCAGTTCGTCACGGGCCGGGACGCCATCGTCGAGTTCCTCACCGCCAAATGGGAGCGGGAACTCGACTACGCGTTGCGCAAAAGCCTGTGGAGCTACAGCGGAAACCGCATCGCAGTCCGGTTCCAGTACGAATGCCATGACGGCTCCGGCCAGTGGTGGCGCAGCTACGGCAACGAACTGTGGGAGTTCGACGACCACGGCCTGATGCGCAGGCGCGAGGCCAGCATCAACGACGTACGTATCGAGCCGGCCGAGCGCCGGATCTTCGGTCCCCGCGGCGACGACGAACGCGGTCCCGACGCCGAGCTTCCGCTGTGCTGA
- a CDS encoding histidine phosphatase family protein — MYVVTHPEATHHVDGVVGGWHDSDLTARGARHATAIGRALGDVLTGCGAEVFSSDLLRARRTAEVVAAALNTVPVLDQRLREKSYGVAEGRPQSWLDARFIPPPVTGDRMSHDEGIPGAETKGEFAARIYSAVDEILSGSTQDIVIVTHGFALTYVITDWLGVPIAHVDRAGFTAAPGSITTLVEDDYFHNRQVSVLADISHLADDTAAVTDGLAGGGRARRG, encoded by the coding sequence ATCTATGTCGTCACCCACCCGGAGGCGACGCACCACGTCGACGGCGTGGTCGGAGGCTGGCACGACTCCGACCTGACGGCGCGTGGCGCCCGGCATGCCACCGCCATCGGCCGTGCGCTGGGTGACGTGCTCACGGGCTGCGGGGCCGAGGTGTTCTCCTCTGATCTGCTGCGCGCCCGACGCACGGCCGAGGTCGTCGCGGCGGCACTGAACACCGTCCCGGTGCTCGACCAGCGATTGCGCGAGAAGTCCTACGGGGTAGCCGAAGGCAGGCCGCAGAGCTGGCTCGATGCGCGATTCATCCCGCCGCCGGTCACCGGCGACCGAATGTCCCATGACGAAGGAATCCCCGGTGCGGAGACCAAAGGTGAGTTCGCCGCGAGGATCTACTCTGCCGTGGACGAAATACTCTCTGGTTCAACACAAGACATCGTGATCGTGACCCACGGTTTCGCCTTGACCTACGTGATCACCGATTGGCTCGGGGTACCGATCGCGCATGTCGACCGCGCCGGCTTCACGGCGGCCCCGGGGAGCATCACGACCCTCGTTGAGGACGACTACTTCCACAACAGGCAGGTCAGCGTCCTCGCCGATATCAGCCACCTCGCCGACGACACCGCGGCCGTCACGGATGGGCTTGCAGGAGGTGGTCGAGCACGTCGCGGCTGA
- a CDS encoding (2Fe-2S) ferredoxin domain-containing protein, which translates to MHPSHAHTEAVRVLVGMSIREANAAEDLAATAAALGARLAFLQITEPSLRTVLTELADGGTGRIELVGVAFGQLAPGNSWLRRIASHWWRERGAGAPEVVVATRLLDTDPIDPAAVTAALEKARPVTGSESPLTSAAWAEVPAYRHHVLVCRGPRCSARGAEKTWAALAEGLSRRRLRDSDVLTTAAGCMFPCNHAPVVAVQPDDVWYGGMTPDRVDRLIDGHLTAGEPIEDARIR; encoded by the coding sequence GTGCACCCATCTCATGCCCACACCGAAGCGGTCCGAGTCCTCGTCGGGATGTCGATCCGGGAGGCCAATGCCGCCGAGGATCTCGCGGCCACCGCTGCCGCCCTCGGCGCCCGCCTGGCCTTCCTGCAGATCACCGAACCCTCCCTGCGCACCGTGCTCACCGAGCTCGCCGACGGCGGGACCGGGCGGATCGAACTGGTCGGCGTCGCGTTCGGACAGCTGGCGCCCGGTAACTCGTGGCTGCGCCGGATCGCCTCGCACTGGTGGCGCGAACGTGGGGCGGGAGCGCCGGAAGTCGTCGTCGCCACCAGGCTGCTCGACACCGACCCGATCGACCCTGCCGCGGTCACCGCAGCGCTGGAGAAAGCGCGGCCGGTCACCGGCTCGGAGTCGCCCCTGACCTCGGCGGCCTGGGCCGAGGTCCCCGCCTACCGTCACCACGTGCTGGTCTGCCGGGGCCCCCGGTGCAGCGCCCGCGGCGCCGAGAAGACCTGGGCCGCCCTCGCGGAGGGACTGTCACGGCGACGCCTCCGGGACAGTGACGTCCTGACGACCGCGGCGGGCTGCATGTTCCCCTGCAACCACGCCCCGGTCGTCGCGGTCCAGCCCGACGACGTCTGGTACGGCGGCATGACCCCCGACCGCGTGGACCGGCTGATCGACGGCCACCTGACTGCCGGCGAGCCGATCGAGGACGCCCGGATCCGGTAG
- a CDS encoding glucose-6-phosphate dehydrogenase codes for MSEQLHDFFGEVCARYFQPAMDMYPPWGVGAVERMFMLTDAVQDPLEQSRHGAMEWGRTEIPHARIAEEFFVITQHGLMYAAEVNGVHRALHYLATPPALFDPFVDQAETSELRDGEVVVVDSRFGRELASAHPMDAALRRILDEHLALRVTLPRTGPAI; via the coding sequence ATGAGCGAGCAACTTCACGACTTCTTCGGTGAGGTCTGCGCGCGGTACTTCCAGCCCGCGATGGACATGTATCCGCCATGGGGCGTAGGGGCCGTCGAGCGGATGTTCATGCTGACCGACGCCGTTCAGGATCCGCTGGAACAGAGCCGCCACGGCGCCATGGAGTGGGGTCGGACCGAGATCCCGCACGCCCGGATCGCCGAGGAGTTCTTCGTGATCACCCAGCACGGCCTGATGTACGCCGCCGAGGTGAACGGGGTCCACCGGGCGCTGCACTACCTGGCCACGCCGCCGGCGTTGTTCGATCCGTTCGTCGACCAGGCCGAAACGTCCGAACTCCGCGACGGCGAGGTCGTGGTCGTGGACAGCCGGTTCGGCCGCGAGCTGGCCTCAGCCCACCCGATGGACGCCGCGTTGCGCCGCATCCTCGACGAGCATCTGGCGCTGCGGGTGACCCTGCCGCGAACCGGGCCGGCGATCTGA
- the trxA gene encoding thioredoxin, whose protein sequence is MTTTNVKCPHCTTVNRIPAAANGTPGCARCHEPLPWIAVAGDADFAEVAERSKVPVLVDLWAAWCGPCQTVGPALEQLATEHAGELKVVKVDVDTARRTAARFSVQSVPTLLVLADGSVLARQAGAAPVACLRAWLDRALSGAGSTSGPAHR, encoded by the coding sequence ATGACAACCACGAACGTGAAATGTCCGCACTGTACGACGGTCAACCGGATTCCCGCCGCCGCGAACGGCACTCCCGGCTGCGCCAGATGTCATGAGCCGCTGCCGTGGATCGCCGTCGCCGGTGACGCCGACTTCGCCGAGGTCGCCGAGCGCTCCAAGGTACCGGTGCTGGTGGATCTGTGGGCCGCGTGGTGCGGTCCGTGCCAGACGGTCGGTCCGGCACTCGAGCAACTCGCCACCGAACACGCGGGAGAGCTGAAGGTCGTCAAGGTCGACGTGGACACCGCGCGGCGGACCGCGGCACGGTTCTCGGTCCAGTCGGTGCCCACTTTGCTCGTCCTGGCGGACGGTTCGGTGCTGGCCCGTCAGGCGGGCGCCGCCCCGGTGGCCTGTTTGCGGGCCTGGCTGGATCGGGCGCTGAGTGGGGCGGGGTCGACTTCCGGTCCGGCGCACCGCTGA
- a CDS encoding 1-aminocyclopropane-1-carboxylate deaminase, whose product MAIEDFPRYPLTFGPSPIHPLPRLSAHLGGAEIWAKREDVNSGIAFGGNKTRKLEYVIPDALEQGADTLVSIGGVQSNHTRQVAAVAAKLGLKAVLVQEKWVDWPDSVNDKVGNILLSRIMGADVRLDPAGFGIAFKDSWHHAIEDVRRAGGTPYPIPAGASDHRLGGLGFANWAYEVQRQEDELGIFFDTIVVCTVTGSTHAGMIAGFAGQRRPRRVIGIDASATPAETRAQVARIARNTAELIGLGRDLTDDEIVVLEGWAGDRYGIPVQSTVDAIRLTGRLEGVILDPVYEGKSMAGLIDLVRSGQIGPTSKVLYAHLGGQPALNAYSGVF is encoded by the coding sequence ATGGCCATCGAAGACTTCCCGCGCTACCCGCTGACCTTCGGCCCCAGCCCGATCCATCCGTTACCCCGGCTCAGCGCGCACCTCGGGGGCGCTGAGATCTGGGCCAAGCGCGAGGACGTCAACTCCGGTATCGCGTTCGGCGGGAACAAGACCCGCAAGCTGGAGTACGTCATTCCCGACGCGCTGGAACAAGGCGCCGACACCTTGGTCTCGATCGGCGGGGTGCAGTCCAACCACACCCGTCAGGTGGCCGCAGTCGCAGCCAAGCTCGGCCTGAAAGCGGTACTGGTGCAGGAGAAATGGGTCGACTGGCCCGATTCGGTGAACGACAAGGTCGGCAACATCCTGCTGTCGCGGATCATGGGCGCCGACGTCCGTCTCGACCCCGCCGGATTCGGCATCGCGTTCAAGGACAGCTGGCATCACGCCATCGAGGACGTGCGCCGCGCCGGTGGCACCCCGTACCCCATCCCCGCGGGGGCGTCCGATCACCGTCTCGGCGGACTCGGTTTCGCCAACTGGGCCTATGAGGTGCAGCGCCAGGAGGACGAACTCGGGATCTTCTTCGACACCATCGTGGTCTGCACGGTCACCGGCTCGACCCACGCGGGAATGATCGCCGGGTTCGCCGGTCAGCGACGCCCGCGCCGGGTCATCGGTATCGACGCGTCGGCGACACCGGCAGAGACACGCGCTCAGGTCGCCCGCATCGCACGCAACACCGCCGAACTCATCGGGTTGGGCCGAGACCTGACCGACGACGAGATCGTCGTCCTGGAGGGTTGGGCCGGTGACCGCTACGGCATCCCGGTGCAGTCGACCGTCGATGCCATCAGGCTGACCGGCCGGCTCGAAGGGGTCATCCTCGACCCGGTGTACGAGGGAAAGTCCATGGCAGGACTGATCGACCTGGTCCGGTCCGGCCAGATCGGGCCCACCTCCAAGGTTCTCTACGCGCACCTGGGTGGGCAACCCGCGCTCAACGCCTACAGCGGCGTCTTCTGA
- a CDS encoding response regulator transcription factor encodes MPGVTPRPGEGLRIVLAEDAPLLRAGIVTVLESDGHQVCAAVETADELRAAARTHQPDVVVTDVRMPPTHTDEGIRAAIELRRATPGLPVVILSQYTSVGSLDQLLDRTAAAGRGGLGYLLKDRVAHVRHFLDAVRDIAGGATIIDPDIVVALVGASRRRGVLSTLTPREEEVLSLMAQGLTNSRIAQRLVVSEAAVRKHVGGIFAKLPLADDGDRRVLAVLTYLNES; translated from the coding sequence ATGCCCGGTGTGACGCCTCGTCCCGGCGAAGGGCTGCGCATCGTCCTGGCCGAGGACGCGCCGTTGCTGCGCGCCGGGATCGTGACGGTGCTCGAATCCGACGGCCATCAGGTGTGCGCGGCCGTCGAGACCGCCGACGAACTGCGGGCGGCGGCGCGGACCCACCAGCCCGACGTGGTGGTCACCGATGTCAGGATGCCGCCCACCCACACCGACGAAGGCATCCGGGCCGCGATCGAACTGCGCCGCGCCACACCGGGCCTCCCGGTGGTGATCCTGTCGCAGTACACGTCGGTCGGGTCGCTGGACCAATTGCTGGACCGCACCGCTGCTGCCGGGCGCGGCGGGCTGGGCTACCTGCTCAAGGACCGTGTCGCGCACGTGCGGCACTTTCTCGACGCGGTCCGCGACATCGCCGGCGGGGCAACCATCATCGATCCGGACATCGTGGTCGCACTGGTCGGCGCCTCCCGCAGACGAGGCGTGCTGTCGACACTGACGCCGCGTGAGGAGGAGGTGCTCAGCCTGATGGCGCAGGGCCTGACCAACTCCCGCATCGCGCAGCGGCTCGTCGTGTCCGAGGCGGCGGTCCGGAAACACGTCGGCGGCATCTTCGCGAAGCTCCCGCTGGCTGACGACGGGGATCGGCGAGTCCTCGCCGTGCTGACCTATCTCAACGAGTCGTGA
- a CDS encoding histidine kinase, which translates to MVQVPARSLGAAMASGPRYLVSSWPWRALLWTVSGAALSAVVVATAPLTILGAGSRSLRNAVWKPLLELECARLSLIDKPAAERVRHDVASARAQQQVPSPRQVGHMLFTALVTGPWGAVLVAFMAILVGVMVAAPWLVRPGEPINVALWLIDTTGEAWVAAVTGLAVLVLTAYLVGAYAAALGQLTVIAMTDPQALQREVARLEQSRTALLDAVEQERRRIESELHDRVQHRLVALALTLGIAESVHGDDETGRLAADAHRQLDDTLAELRAVLLGILPRALTEHGLAAAVTDLIGAYPLPVSTDFGATERPGRLPAVIEHTAYLVINEALSNVVKHSSASAVTITADRQDGRWWLTVRDDGRGGASVRPGRGLATLAARVEAVNGTLTISSPDGGPTEMSMRCPV; encoded by the coding sequence ATGGTCCAGGTCCCTGCCCGATCGTTGGGCGCCGCGATGGCGTCGGGGCCGCGGTACCTGGTGTCGTCGTGGCCGTGGCGCGCGCTGTTGTGGACGGTGTCCGGCGCCGCCCTGAGCGCTGTGGTCGTCGCCACCGCACCACTGACAATCCTTGGGGCAGGCTCACGTTCGCTGCGCAACGCGGTCTGGAAGCCGCTGTTGGAGTTGGAGTGCGCGCGGCTGTCGCTGATCGACAAGCCCGCCGCGGAACGGGTCAGGCACGACGTGGCAAGCGCTCGCGCGCAGCAGCAGGTGCCGAGTCCGCGCCAGGTCGGCCACATGCTGTTCACGGCGCTGGTCACGGGCCCGTGGGGCGCGGTGCTGGTGGCGTTCATGGCGATCCTTGTCGGCGTCATGGTGGCGGCGCCGTGGCTGGTGCGGCCCGGCGAGCCGATCAACGTCGCGCTGTGGCTGATCGACACCACCGGGGAGGCCTGGGTCGCGGCGGTGACGGGCCTCGCGGTGCTGGTGCTGACCGCCTACCTCGTCGGGGCCTACGCCGCGGCGCTCGGGCAGCTGACTGTCATCGCGATGACCGATCCCCAAGCGCTGCAACGGGAAGTGGCCCGGCTCGAGCAGTCGCGCACCGCGCTTCTGGACGCGGTCGAACAGGAGCGGCGGCGTATCGAAAGCGAGTTGCACGATCGGGTGCAGCACCGTCTGGTGGCGTTGGCGCTGACATTGGGCATCGCCGAGAGCGTGCACGGCGACGACGAGACGGGCCGGCTGGCCGCCGACGCGCACCGGCAGCTCGACGACACCCTCGCCGAACTGCGGGCGGTGCTGCTGGGCATCCTCCCGCGGGCGCTCACCGAACACGGGCTCGCGGCGGCGGTCACCGACTTGATCGGCGCCTACCCGCTGCCGGTCAGCACCGACTTCGGGGCCACCGAGAGACCGGGGCGCCTGCCCGCGGTGATCGAGCACACCGCCTATCTGGTCATCAACGAAGCGCTGAGCAACGTCGTCAAACACTCGTCGGCGTCGGCCGTGACGATCACCGCCGACCGGCAGGACGGCAGGTGGTGGCTCACTGTCCGCGACGACGGCCGCGGCGGCGCCAGCGTGCGCCCGGGGCGCGGGCTGGCCACACTGGCCGCCCGGGTGGAGGCCGTCAACGGCACGCTGACCATCTCCAGCCCGGACGGCGGACCCACCGAGATGAGCATGCGATGCCCGGTGTGA
- a CDS encoding CPBP family intramembrane glutamic endopeptidase, translated as MTTRPTTDARDPVDGTPHTTPARRHRGIKWFLALAFLGAWIPWLGVYLLGGSLDDLATQLATAAFVPALAACVVRRWITREGFANSGLRLHWRSSWPYYVAAATIPWGVLLLAVAVAVLAGWWSPSDLDMPVTAWVYLAAGPLVCAATAPLFWGEEYGWTAYLRDRLVPGRPVATTFLTGLIWGVWHWPLPWVGYFGGEVGVAEAIWGMLWWVPMSILLEFVIGWLWSGTGSVWPPAMLHAGANLVASLGMFHVFGGTVGVSATSFLLCAGLLPFVAAIVITGRVGHRLA; from the coding sequence ATGACCACTCGACCCACCACCGACGCCCGCGACCCCGTCGACGGGACGCCCCACACCACACCCGCCCGACGCCACCGGGGTATCAAGTGGTTCCTGGCCCTCGCGTTCCTGGGCGCGTGGATCCCGTGGCTCGGCGTGTACCTGCTCGGCGGGTCCCTTGACGATCTGGCGACCCAACTCGCCACCGCCGCCTTCGTCCCCGCGCTCGCGGCGTGCGTCGTCCGACGCTGGATCACCAGGGAGGGATTCGCCAATTCCGGTCTGCGCCTGCATTGGAGATCGTCGTGGCCCTACTACGTCGCCGCCGCGACGATCCCCTGGGGCGTGCTGCTCCTCGCGGTGGCCGTCGCGGTTCTCGCCGGGTGGTGGTCGCCGTCGGACCTGGACATGCCGGTCACGGCATGGGTGTATCTGGCGGCGGGACCGCTGGTCTGCGCGGCGACGGCGCCGTTGTTCTGGGGCGAAGAGTACGGCTGGACGGCCTACCTGCGTGACCGTCTGGTTCCGGGGCGACCGGTCGCCACCACATTCCTGACCGGCCTGATTTGGGGCGTGTGGCATTGGCCGCTGCCCTGGGTCGGCTACTTCGGAGGGGAAGTCGGTGTGGCAGAGGCTATCTGGGGCATGCTGTGGTGGGTGCCGATGAGCATTCTGCTGGAGTTCGTCATCGGCTGGTTGTGGTCGGGCACCGGGTCGGTCTGGCCGCCGGCGATGCTGCACGCGGGTGCCAATCTCGTCGCCTCGCTCGGCATGTTCCACGTTTTCGGCGGCACCGTCGGCGTCAGCGCCACCTCGTTCCTGCTCTGCGCCGGTCTTCTCCCGTTCGTGGCGGCGATCGTGATCACCGGTCGAGTGGGCCATAGACTCGCGTGA
- a CDS encoding MOSC N-terminal beta barrel domain-containing protein gives MDVGTTEPQMRVAKLYRYPVKSMLGETVDALSVDAGGADGDRRLALIDRETGRVASAKQARLWRDLLMCSATIDDGRVRIQLPDGTSVAADDEDVDGVLSALVARPVHLADRRPQAATLERADPEQVLERGLDAEVEAPLLELAEGTPGDSFVDLAPLHVITTATLERIGTEAERYRPNLVISTPPGYPPYSENEWTDRTLTVGSVVLRGMGPTPRCVIPTLEQRGLGRAVHALRTPTAENRVESFGLGQLPCAGAYVEVVKQGIIETGAPFSVG, from the coding sequence ATGGACGTCGGAACCACGGAACCGCAGATGCGCGTCGCGAAGCTGTACCGCTATCCCGTCAAGTCGATGCTCGGTGAGACCGTCGACGCGCTGTCGGTCGATGCCGGTGGCGCCGACGGTGACCGGCGACTCGCGCTGATCGACCGGGAGACCGGCCGGGTGGCGAGTGCCAAACAGGCGCGACTCTGGCGCGACCTGCTGATGTGCAGCGCCACGATCGACGACGGCCGCGTGCGGATCCAATTGCCCGACGGCACCAGTGTGGCGGCCGACGACGAAGACGTCGACGGTGTGCTCTCCGCCCTCGTCGCCCGACCGGTGCACCTCGCCGACCGCAGGCCACAAGCGGCCACGCTGGAGCGCGCCGACCCCGAGCAGGTGCTCGAGCGTGGCCTCGACGCCGAGGTCGAGGCACCCCTTCTGGAACTGGCCGAGGGCACCCCCGGTGACTCCTTCGTCGACCTCGCGCCCCTGCACGTCATCACTACGGCGACGCTCGAGCGCATCGGGACAGAAGCCGAGCGCTACCGGCCCAACCTCGTGATCTCTACGCCTCCCGGCTATCCGCCGTATTCGGAGAACGAATGGACGGATCGCACGCTGACCGTGGGATCGGTGGTGCTGCGGGGCATGGGGCCCACGCCGCGTTGTGTGATACCCACTCTGGAGCAGCGCGGTTTGGGGCGGGCAGTCCATGCGCTCCGGACGCCCACTGCCGAGAACCGTGTCGAGTCTTTCGGTCTGGGTCAGCTCCCGTGCGCGGGCGCCTACGTGGAAGTGGTGAAGCAGGGCATCATCGAAACCGGGGCCCCGTTCTCCGTTGGCTGA